A genomic window from Lotus japonicus ecotype B-129 chromosome 1, LjGifu_v1.2 includes:
- the LOC130743129 gene encoding uncharacterized protein LOC130743129, which produces MVAGRNDEAIAEALALLAGAIGQGQQVNAGNQNQDEFRALGKFQRNNPPTFEGAYNPDKAQAWLKAIEKIFRVMNCTDAQKVQFGTHMLEKEAEDWWDNTVQRFEGDGMDITHDLFKGAFLEKYYPEDVRGKKEIEFLELKQGNGTVAEYAAKFEELIKFCPHYNTAEAERSKCNKFVNGLRPEIKEAVGYQQIVRFSDLVNRSRIYDEDSRESAAHYKSLKEKKEKRQFRGKPYGKLADVSKQKAGHDKKPSGGGAPNPVRCYKCGVEGHRSPECPNSEGKCFRCGKLGHRSYDCKDGPMVTCYNCGEQGHISTKCDKPKKDQARGKVFALSGAETTAEDRLIRAIVKGWKHPTKAQTEGTSTVTAEKPEEEWTKEEDEAALGNSKALNDIFNGVDKNMFRLINTCTVVKDAWEILKTAHEGTMKV; this is translated from the exons ATGGTTGCAGGAAGGAATGATGAAGCTATCGCTGAGGCATTGGCATTGTTGGCTGGCGCCATTGGGCAAGGTCAGCAGGTGAATGCTGGAAACCAGAATCAGGATGAATTTCGTGCTTTGGGAAAGTTTCAGAGGAACAATCCACCAACCTTTGAAGGAGCATACAACCCTGACAAAGCACAGGCATGGCTGAAAgcaattgagaagatctttcgaGTCATGAATTGTACTGATGCGCAGAAGGTGCAGTTTGGCACCCATATGCTTgagaaagaagctgaagattggtGGGACAACACTGTTCAGAGGTTTGAAGGTGATGGGATGGACATTACTCATGATCTTTTCAAGGGTGCATTTCTTGAGAAGTACTATCCAGAAGACGTGCGtggaaagaaggaaattgagTTTCTTGAACTGAAGCAGGGTAATGGAACTGTGGCGGAGTATGCTGCAAAGTTTGAGGAATTGATTAAGTTTTGTCCCCACTACAATACTGCTGAAGCTGAGAGATCTAAGTGTAACAagtttgtgaatggtttgagacCTGAGATCAAGGAGGCTGTGGGCTATCAACAAATTGTCCGATTCTCTGATCTGGTTAACAGGAGTAGGATCTATGATGAAGATAGCAGGGAGAGTGCTGCTCACTACAAGtctttgaaagagaagaaagaaaagaggcAATTCAGAGGAAAACCGTATGGGAAACTTGCTGATGTGAGTAAACAGAAAGCTGGTCATGACAAGAAGCCAAGTGGGGGAGGAGCTCCTAATCCGGTTAGGTGCTACAAGTGTGGTGTTGAAGGACATCGTTCTCCAGAGTGTCCCAATTCTGAGGGGAAATGTTTCAGGTGTGGCAAGCTAGGTCACAGGTCTTATGATTGTAAAGATGGCCCGATGGTGACTTGCTACAACTGTGGTGAGCAAGGTCACATTAGTACCAAGTGTGACAAGCCGAAGAAGGATCAGGCGAGAGGAAAGGTGTTTGCTTTATCTGGTGCTGAGACTACTGCTGAGGATAGACTGATCCGAG ctattgttaAGGGTTGGAAGCATCCCACCAAGGCACAAACTGAAGGAACTTCAACTGTTACTGCTGAGAAACCTGAGGAAGAATGGactaaggaagaagatgaagctgctcttgggaATTCTAAAGCACTGAATGATATTttcaatggagttgacaagaatatgttcagGCTAATTAACACTTGTACTGTGGTCAAGGATGCCTGGGAGATACTGAAGACTGCTCATGAAGGAactatgaaggtatga